One window of Deltaproteobacteria bacterium genomic DNA carries:
- a CDS encoding protein kinase: MASSTTRPAFLALAVAATLLAPAAARAVRSPALVLPPRADARYEWVALGATEWVRQRLVEAGIESSPEFVAADGLDASRGAALPDAATMAALAGVHGAARGWTLDLQVRGGEARVRLLLVDLQAGTLEASARAEAPLASLGEALAEATGALASQQGLAPPALDLPRITELDRYGRALAHLRAGRPAAAWLELGTRLTPTARALQERIAALGASETLPLGERARLAVARGQGERARLWLRAHLAETRDPALVLAAAESAEQISEWERALSLHERVLALDPTSGTAAVGRLRALLQLGRGAELAALLSTPLPPDADPGALGELTELPGLDAPALAQLHLRVAELAGARFDDELATAHLERASAADPALEPAAQRASALLHASMGESERARTAAERAVELGGADASVLEVLGSARRRAGDVAGAKQAFEQARALEPERPAVLVGLAEIAREENESGRAVELLREAVAVEPRAAGSRVLLAGLLRSMGDIDGALAALEGGDPRRRGAPLLREAAALRAERGETEAAATLLAEAALLEPDDATLLEERAAVEEQRGNAEAATRLRARAERQVGALAAEPDTLAAAADGAAQDALRTAASVADLVATFPTRLAGRERPIEVVALLAPAHDAASEGWLRWLRPRRIDGAAVERLLAAALAEQYVVVAPGEIPAELEAPDQQALRAGAGDPASVARLNAALASDAVATVRFADAGGGTLRIELRMGIGELEPTVRRFRNEARVPGAAAELSQWNPSALAVAALALALAALPLLRGWGGLVVGIQYASLGKGFFSIKLSRRSEPAGKGRQGGAGSEARFLRRMRMMGRYQRRMVGRETHFKLLPARRYYVQVHGLLQDPASEAVVGNYFEEQVVQVGRGKTARLDFDFRPKEAALELTILDGEAPVPRALVALRGQPASLRYARVGQALLPLAPGRHRILVGAGDRVLEREIGIEGFAPAALVIEIHDETALLFSGCAEAVEPYLQGQLAVAADALERAGQATAAARVRGELFAAQGDVQQAARSFQEAGRFEDAAALASEGPDPRSAAELYEQAGNLAKAAEAWRAAGDPARAAGLFEELYRYEDALDCWRAASNTEKCCDLSEKLARNLDAAECALELGDADRAIRNLQMVELRDAGYGEACRMLARVFAERGEPELATQKLDEAVTAVGGAEAAPLELLAEYGDALERSGRIAEAITVWESVRARDFHWPEAATRVDSLRQALESERTVAEARSTIVRGAAAAESRYELLGEIGRGGMGVVFKARDRRLGRIVALKRLPDNLRNHPTAVRLFLREARAAAALNHRNIVTLYDADQEGDAYFLTMEFLDGFPLHEILARRGKLSPRDVARIGSQAAVGLDYAHAHGVVHRDIKTSNLFFTRDKVVKIMDFGLAKMAEEVRRAATVVGGTPYYMAPEQAAGHDVDHRADLYAFGVTLYELLAGEVPFRQGDIARHHRESPVPDPREKAPEAPAELVDLIHGLMAKAPEDRIGSAGEVAARLQRAAKQLAG; this comes from the coding sequence GTGGCGAGCAGCACGACCCGTCCGGCATTCCTCGCGCTTGCGGTGGCGGCGACGCTTCTCGCGCCGGCTGCTGCGCGCGCGGTCCGCAGCCCCGCCCTCGTCCTGCCGCCGCGCGCCGACGCGCGCTACGAGTGGGTCGCGCTCGGCGCTACCGAGTGGGTGCGCCAGCGCCTCGTCGAAGCGGGCATCGAGTCGTCGCCCGAGTTCGTCGCTGCGGATGGCCTCGACGCGAGCCGCGGCGCGGCACTTCCCGACGCGGCCACGATGGCTGCGCTCGCCGGCGTGCACGGCGCGGCGCGGGGCTGGACGCTCGATCTCCAGGTGCGCGGCGGGGAGGCGCGCGTGCGGCTGCTGCTCGTCGACCTCCAGGCCGGGACGCTCGAGGCATCGGCGCGCGCGGAGGCCCCGCTTGCGAGCCTCGGCGAGGCGCTCGCCGAGGCGACCGGCGCGCTGGCTTCGCAGCAGGGGCTCGCGCCGCCCGCGCTGGATCTGCCCAGGATCACCGAGCTCGATCGCTACGGCCGTGCGCTCGCCCACCTGCGCGCGGGCCGGCCGGCCGCTGCGTGGCTCGAGCTCGGCACGCGCCTCACGCCGACGGCGCGCGCCCTCCAGGAGCGCATCGCGGCCCTCGGCGCCTCGGAGACGCTGCCGCTCGGCGAACGCGCGCGCCTCGCGGTGGCCCGGGGCCAGGGCGAGCGCGCCCGCCTCTGGCTCCGCGCCCATCTTGCCGAGACCCGGGATCCCGCCCTGGTGCTGGCCGCGGCCGAGTCCGCCGAGCAGATCTCCGAGTGGGAGCGCGCGCTCTCGCTCCACGAGCGGGTGCTCGCGCTCGATCCCACCTCCGGCACCGCTGCGGTGGGCCGCCTGCGCGCGCTGCTCCAGCTCGGGCGTGGCGCCGAGCTGGCGGCCCTGCTCTCGACCCCGCTGCCGCCCGACGCCGACCCGGGCGCCCTCGGCGAGCTCACGGAGCTCCCCGGGCTCGACGCGCCTGCGCTCGCCCAGCTCCACCTGCGCGTCGCCGAGCTCGCCGGGGCGCGCTTCGACGACGAGCTCGCCACCGCGCACCTGGAGCGTGCGAGCGCAGCCGATCCCGCCCTCGAGCCCGCGGCCCAGCGTGCATCCGCGCTGCTCCACGCGTCGATGGGCGAATCCGAGCGCGCGCGCACCGCCGCCGAGCGCGCGGTCGAGCTCGGGGGCGCCGACGCATCGGTCCTCGAGGTGCTCGGCTCGGCGCGCCGCCGGGCGGGCGACGTGGCCGGGGCGAAGCAGGCCTTCGAGCAGGCCCGCGCGCTCGAGCCCGAGCGCCCGGCCGTGCTGGTTGGCCTCGCCGAGATCGCCCGCGAGGAGAACGAGTCGGGCCGCGCGGTGGAGCTGCTCCGCGAGGCGGTGGCCGTCGAGCCCCGCGCCGCCGGGTCGAGGGTCCTGCTCGCCGGGCTGCTGCGTTCGATGGGCGACATCGACGGTGCGCTCGCCGCGCTCGAAGGAGGCGACCCGCGCCGCCGCGGCGCACCGCTCCTGCGCGAGGCCGCCGCGCTGCGCGCCGAACGCGGCGAGACCGAGGCGGCGGCAACGCTCCTCGCCGAGGCCGCGCTCCTCGAGCCCGACGACGCCACGCTCCTCGAGGAGCGGGCCGCCGTCGAGGAGCAGCGCGGGAACGCCGAGGCGGCGACCCGGCTGCGCGCGCGCGCCGAGCGCCAGGTCGGAGCGCTCGCTGCGGAGCCCGACACGCTCGCGGCGGCTGCGGACGGCGCTGCACAGGACGCGCTCCGCACGGCTGCCTCCGTCGCCGACCTGGTGGCGACCTTCCCGACCCGGCTCGCCGGACGCGAGCGCCCGATCGAGGTGGTGGCGCTGCTCGCGCCGGCGCACGACGCGGCGAGTGAAGGCTGGCTGCGCTGGCTCCGGCCGCGCCGGATCGACGGCGCCGCGGTGGAGCGGCTGCTCGCAGCGGCGCTCGCGGAGCAATACGTGGTGGTCGCGCCGGGCGAGATCCCGGCCGAGCTGGAGGCACCCGACCAGCAGGCCCTGCGCGCCGGCGCCGGCGACCCCGCCTCCGTGGCGCGCCTGAACGCGGCCCTCGCGAGCGACGCCGTCGCCACGGTGCGCTTCGCCGACGCCGGGGGCGGCACGCTGCGCATCGAGCTCCGCATGGGGATCGGCGAGCTCGAGCCGACCGTGCGCCGCTTCCGCAACGAGGCGCGCGTGCCGGGCGCCGCCGCCGAGCTCTCGCAGTGGAATCCGAGCGCGCTCGCGGTCGCCGCCCTCGCGCTGGCGCTCGCGGCGCTTCCGCTCCTGCGCGGCTGGGGCGGGCTCGTGGTGGGGATCCAGTACGCCTCGCTCGGCAAGGGCTTCTTCAGCATCAAGCTCTCGCGCCGCTCGGAGCCGGCCGGCAAGGGACGCCAGGGCGGCGCGGGCAGCGAGGCGCGCTTCCTGCGCCGCATGCGCATGATGGGGCGCTACCAGCGCCGCATGGTCGGCCGCGAGACGCACTTCAAGCTCCTGCCGGCGCGCCGCTACTACGTGCAGGTCCACGGACTGCTCCAGGACCCCGCCAGCGAAGCGGTCGTGGGCAACTACTTCGAAGAGCAGGTGGTCCAGGTCGGGCGCGGGAAGACGGCGCGGCTCGACTTCGACTTCCGGCCCAAGGAAGCCGCCCTCGAGCTGACCATCCTCGACGGCGAGGCACCGGTGCCGCGCGCCCTCGTCGCGCTGCGCGGGCAGCCCGCGAGCCTTCGCTACGCCCGCGTCGGCCAGGCGCTGCTCCCGCTGGCACCCGGCCGCCATCGGATCCTCGTGGGCGCGGGCGACCGGGTGCTCGAGCGAGAGATCGGAATCGAGGGCTTCGCGCCGGCCGCCCTCGTGATCGAGATCCACGACGAGACGGCGCTGCTCTTCAGCGGCTGCGCCGAGGCGGTGGAGCCGTACCTGCAGGGCCAGCTCGCGGTCGCCGCCGACGCGCTCGAGCGCGCGGGGCAGGCCACGGCGGCCGCGCGCGTGCGCGGCGAGCTCTTCGCGGCGCAGGGCGACGTCCAGCAGGCGGCGCGCAGCTTCCAGGAGGCCGGGCGCTTCGAGGACGCTGCGGCGCTGGCGTCGGAAGGCCCGGACCCGCGCAGCGCCGCGGAGCTCTACGAGCAGGCCGGCAACCTCGCCAAGGCCGCCGAGGCCTGGCGCGCGGCCGGCGACCCGGCGCGTGCCGCCGGTCTCTTCGAGGAGCTCTACCGCTACGAGGACGCGCTCGACTGCTGGCGGGCCGCCTCCAACACCGAGAAGTGCTGCGACCTCTCGGAGAAGCTCGCCCGCAACCTCGATGCCGCCGAGTGTGCCCTCGAGCTGGGCGACGCCGACCGCGCGATCCGCAACCTCCAGATGGTGGAGCTGCGCGACGCCGGCTACGGCGAGGCGTGCCGGATGCTCGCCAGGGTCTTCGCGGAGCGCGGCGAGCCCGAGCTGGCGACCCAGAAGCTCGACGAGGCGGTGACCGCGGTGGGTGGCGCCGAGGCCGCACCGCTCGAGCTGCTCGCCGAGTACGGCGACGCGCTCGAGCGGTCGGGTCGCATCGCGGAGGCGATCACCGTCTGGGAGTCCGTGCGTGCCCGCGACTTCCACTGGCCCGAGGCCGCCACGCGCGTCGACTCGCTGCGCCAGGCGCTCGAGAGCGAGCGCACGGTCGCCGAGGCACGCAGCACGATCGTGCGCGGCGCGGCGGCCGCCGAGAGCCGCTACGAGCTGCTCGGCGAGATCGGCCGCGGCGGGATGGGCGTCGTGTTCAAGGCGCGCGACCGCCGGCTCGGCCGGATCGTCGCGCTCAAGCGCCTGCCCGACAACCTGCGCAACCACCCGACCGCGGTGCGCCTCTTCCTGCGCGAGGCGCGCGCCGCCGCCGCGCTCAACCACCGCAACATCGTGACGCTCTACGACGCCGACCAGGAAGGCGACGCCTACTTCCTGACCATGGAGTTCCTCGACGGCTTCCCGCTCCACGAGATCCTGGCCCGGCGCGGGAAGCTCTCGCCGCGCGACGTGGCGCGGATCGGGAGCCAGGCGGCGGTCGGCCTCGACTACGCCCACGCGCACGGGGTCGTCCACCGCGACATCAAGACCTCGAACCTGTTCTTCACGCGCGACAAGGTCGTGAAGATCATGGACTTCGGGCTCGCCAAGATGGCCGAGGAGGTGCGCCGCGCCGCGACCGTGGTGGGCGGCACGCCCTACTACATGGCTCCCGAGCAGGCCGCCGGGCACGACGTCGACCACCGCGCCGACCTCTACGCCTTCGGGGTGACGCTCTACGAGCTGCTGGCGGGCGAGGTGCCGTTCCGGCAGGGCGACATCGCGCGCCACCATCGCGAGAGCCCCGTGCCCGATCCCCGCGAGAAGGCCCCCGAGGCGCCGGCGGAGCTGGTCGATCTGATCCACGGGCTCATGGCGAAGGCGCCCGAGGACCGGATCGGCTCGGCCGGCGAGGTGGCGGCCCGCCTGCAGCGCGCCGCGAAGCAGCTCGCCGGCTGA